A segment of the Neisseria chenwenguii genome:
AAGACCACCCCGACGCCGACAGGCCGTCTGAAAGCGAAATCGGCTACTTAATTGAATCGTACAACGCCTACCACGGCGACAAACTCACCGCCGCCGACATCAGCGGTGCCTTCTCCGGCGTGCGCCCGCTGCTCAAAAGCGCGGCCAATCCCAGCGACGCCACCCGCGAATGGGCGTTCGAACGCGTCGGCAACGTACTGCACATCTACGGCGGCAAATGGACGACCGCGCAAATTCAGGGCGAAGCGGCGTTGGCCGAGCTGCTGAAGTAGGCGCATCGCCGTTGCCGCACCATCGGACAAACGGCAAACCAAACCGCAAACACCACACAAGGCCGTCTGAAAACGGTTTTCAGACGGCATCCCCAACCCAAACCCGGAGCCACGCTATGACCGACTACACAGCCCACCCCTCCGCCATCATTGACGAAGGCGCCAAAATCGGCGCAGGCAGCCGCATCTGGCATTTCGCCCACATCTGCGGCGGCGCCGAAATCGGGCAAAACTGCTCGTTCGGCCAAAACGTCTTCGTCGGCAACAAAGTCAAAATCGGCGACAACTGCAAAATCCAAAACAACGTCTCCGTTTACGACAATGTTTACCTCGAAGAAGGCGTGTTCTGCGGACCCAGCATGGTATTCACCAACGTGTACACCCCCCGTTCGCTGATCGAACGCAAAAGCGAATACCGCGACACCCTCGTCAAAAAAGGCGCCACGCTCGGTGCCAACTGCACCATTGTCTGCGGCACTACCATCGGCCGCTACGCCTTTATCGGCGCCGGCGCCGTGGTCAACAAAGACGTCCCCGACTACGCCCTGATGGTCGGCGTTCCCGCCCGCCAAATCGGCTGGATGAGCGAATACGGCGAACAGCTCGACCTGCCCGTCAACGGCAGCGGCAAAGCCGTCTGCGCCCACACCGGCACGGTTTATACCCTTTCAGACGGCATCTTGGACAAAGAGGCCGTCTGAAAAACTTAGAAACCCTGCCGTAGGTACGGTTAGCCGCCTTAAAGCGGCGTAACCGTACACCCGCACCAACCGACCCTGCAAATCAAAAATCCTTTTTTCAGACGGCACAGTCGGCAGACATTTCCAAACAGTGCATCGTACGGTTACACTGCCTCAGGGCAGCTGACCGTACCTACCGCAAAACCCGAATATCAAAGGCCGTCTGAAAACACGCGCCCGTTCCTAAAAAGCAGACCGGAGAAAAACCATGCAGTTTATCGACCTCGCCGCCCAACAGGCGCGCATCAAATCGGAAATCGACGCCAACATCCAAAAAGTTCTCGCCCACGGCCAATACATCTTGGGCCCCGAAGTTGCCGAACTCGAAGGCAAACTTGCCGAATACTGCGGCGCCAAATACTGCATCAGCGTCGCCAACGGTACCGACGCCCTGCAAATCGCCCTGATGGCGCTGGGCATCGGCGCGGGCGACGAAGTCATCATCCCCGGTTTCACCTACATCGCCACCGCCGAAACCGCCGCCCTGCTCGGCGCCAAACCCGTTTACATCGACGTTGACGAACAAACCTACAACCTCGACCCCGCCAAACTCGAAGCCGCAATTACCCCGAACACCAAAGCCATCATTCCCGTTTCGCTCTACGGCCAATGTGCCGACTTCGACGCCATCAACGAAATTTCCGCCAGACACGGCCTGCCCGTCATCGAAGACGCTGCACAAAGTTTCGGCGCCACCTACAAAGGCCGCAAATCCGGCAACCTTTCCACTATTTCCTGCACCAGTTTCTTCCCCAGCAAACCGCTGGGTTGCTACGGCGACGGCGGCGCGATTTTCACCAACGACGAAACGCTGGCCACGGTCATCCGCCAAATCGCCCGCCATGGACAAGACCGTCGCTACCACCACATCCGCGTCGGCGTAAACAGCCGTCTCGACACGCTGCAAGCCGCGATTCTGCTGCCCAAACTGGCCATTCTCGAAGAAGAAATGCAACTGCGCCAACAAGTCGCCGCATGGTACGCCGAAGCCCTCGCCGCCGCCGGCATCGCCGCGCCGCATATCGAGGCGCACAACCGCAGCGCGTTCGCCCAATACACCGTGCGCATCAAAAACCGCGACGCCGTTCAGACGGCCTTGAAAGCCGCCGGCATCCCGACCGCCGTCCACTACCCGATTCCGCTCAACAAACAGCCCGCCGTCGCCAGCGACGCCGTTTTGCCTGTCGGCGACAAAGTAGCCGAAGAAGTGATGAGCCTGCCGTTTTTCCCGTATATGACGCAGGAACAGGTCAAGCAGGTTGTGGACGCGTTGAAAGCGGCGGTTTGAGGCCTCTGAAATATTTCGATATTCCACCAATCCGTCCCGTGGGGAGGACTAGGGAGGGGCAAAGCGGCTGGGAGACGGAAACGCCTCCGAAATACCAACAGCCCTCTCCCCGACCCTCTCCCGCGGGAGAGGGAGCCGGCTTGCAAAAGCCCGGCCGTTTCCGAATTTTTCAGACGGCCTGAAAGCCGAAAAAACACCCGAGGCCGTCTGAAAATTTTGAAAGCCCTGCCGTAGCCCTGCCGTAGGGTGGGTGTAAACCCACCACCTGCCTGCACGGCGGAAAAACCGTTGACGAAATCTCTGGCGTTTGGATTTTGACCTGCGGTCAAACGGTGGGTTTACACCCACCCTACGGCAGGATGAAAACCGTTTGAGGCCGTCTGAAAAACCTCCCCGCCTACCCCGCCCGAAACACGCAATGAACACGAAAAAACTTCTCGGTTACGCCTTAGGCCCTTTGGGCAGCGCTGCGGTCAGCGCGGTTTCGCTACCGTTAATCTCTTGGTATTTCCCGGCCGACGACATCGGGCGTATTGTTCTGCTGCAAACGGTGGCGGGGCTGGTTTTGATTTTTGCGGGGTTGGGACTGGATCAGGCGTATATCCGCGAGTATCACGGCTCGGCCGACCGCGCGGGGCTGTTTAAAAGTATTTTTGCCGTGCCGCTGGTTTTGGTGGCGGGTTTGTGTATCTTGCTGGCGTTAAACCTGTCTTGGCCGTCTGAAAAACTGTTCGAGCTGCCCGATGCGGGCTTGGGCGTGTTGTGCCTGCTGTTTTTTGCCTCGTCGCTGATTTGCCGTTATCTGTCGGTGATTTTGAGGATGGAAGAACGCCCGTTTGCGTTTTCGTTCAGCCAGTTTACGCCTAAGGTTTTGATTTTGTTGGTAGTGGCGGTATATTTTCTGACCGGTTCGCCCAACGATACGTTCCGTTTGGTGTTGGCCTACACGGCGGCGCAGCTTGTGACTTTGGCGGTTTTGGCGTTCCAAACCAAAGGCGCGCTGAAGGAAGCGGCAGCAGCGCGTTTCAGCGGCCGAACGCTGAAAACCGCGCTGGATTACGGCTTTCCGCTGGCGCTGGGCGGTTTGGCCTATTGGGGTTTTGCCTCGATCGACCGTTTTGTTTTGAAACAGCAAAGCAGCCTCGGCGAGCTGGGCGTATATTCGATGGCGGTCAGCTTTGGCGCGATTGCTTTGATTTTTCAAAGTATTTTTTCAACCATTTGGGCGCCGATGGTGTTCAAATGGATTGAGGACAACACCAACCTCGACAAAATCGGCGGCATTGCCGCTGTAATGACGGATATGGTGGCGGCGATTTTGTGCGCGGCGGGGATTTTCTCTCCGCTGGTGCCGCTGCTGTTGCCGGAAAAATACGATCCCGTGCAGTTTATCCTGCTCTCCAGCATTCTGTTTCCGCTGCTTTATACGCTGACGGAAGTAAGCGGCATCGGCATCAACGTGCGCCGAAAAACCTGGCTGATTACGCTGATTTCGCTGGCGGCGTTCGGCTGCAACTGGTTTCTGCTCAATTGGCTCGTGCCGCTTTTCGGCGCGCGCGGGGCGGCGATGGCGACGGCGGCTTCGTTCTGGATTTTTTTCCTTTTGAAAACCGAAGTTTCCATCCGCATCTGGCAGCCGCTGCCGCGCGGCAAACTCTACGGCGCAACCGCCGCCTGCCTCGCCGTAAGCCTGGCGTACACACATTGGGGCTCGACGCAAAACCATCCGCTCTTCTGCGCGCTGTGGCTGGCAGTATTGGTTTGGCTGTTTAGGCAGCACCGAAACAGTTTGCAAAAAGCCGTTGCGGCGGTAAAAGGCCGTCTGAAAAAATAAGGCCGTCTGAAAACAAATTTGGAATTTCCCAACCATGCACGTTTTAGTTATCCCCTCTTGGTATCCCGCTACGCCCGACGATGTGGACGGCATTTTCTTCCGCCAGCAGGCGCAGGCTTTGCAGCGCTCGGGGCTGAAGGTTGGCGTGGTCGCGCCGATTTTCCGTTCGATGCGCGGCAAACCCGCGTCGATTCTCACCGGCGGCTACGGCGTGCGCAGCTATGTGGAAGCGGACATTCCGACTTATGTGTATAAAAGTATGTATTTTTTTCCGCGTATGCCGCGCGACCGCGGGCGCTGGGTCAAAGCGGGGAAAAAGCTGTTTGACCGCTATGTCGCCGAACAGGGGCGGCCGGATGTGATTCATGTCCATTGCGTGAGCCACGCGGGCATTTTGGCGCAGCAGATTTTTGAGGAGACGGGTATTCCGTATGTGATTACCGAACACAGCTCGACTTACGCGCGCAAATTGGTGCACGACTGGCAATGGGGCAAAATGCGCACGGCTGTGGAAAAAAGCGGCAGGCGTTTTGCCGTCAGCCGCACGTTTTGCACGCTCTTGGAAGAAATTTTCGCGGGGTCGGACTGGGAATACCTGCCCAACATCCTCTCCGCGCCGTTTGCCGCGCCCGTGGATTTGGCGTCGTTTGAAAAAGACGAAGATTTTACGTTCTGCTCGGTCGCGCATTTGCGCCGCAACAAGGGCTACGACATTCTGTTGCCCGCTTTTGCGCTGGCGCTGAAAAAATACCCGCAGCTCAAGCTGAAAATCGGCGGCGGCGGCGAGGCGGACGGCGAATTGCGCAAACTGGCGGCCGAACTGGGTTTGAACGCTTCGGTCACATTCTTGGGCGCGCTGACCAATACCGAAGTTTTGGATTTGATGCGCAAGAGCCATGCGTTTGTGTTGGCGAGCCGTTATGAGACCTTCGGCGTGGTCTATATCGAGGCCGTGTCGCAAGGCTTGCCGGTGGTCGCCACCCGCTGCGGCGGACCGGAAACCACAGTAACGCCCGAAAACGGCTTGCTGGTGCCGTCTGAAAACGTCGAAGCGCTGGCCGATGCGCTGATTGAAATTTATGAAAACCGCAGCCGCTACCGCGCAGAAGATTTGCGCGCGGGTGCGTTGGCGGAATACGGCGAAAGCAGCGTGGTGGCGCGGCTGACCGAAGCCTTCGAATCCCTTGTTTCACAAAAACAACAAAACCTTATCGGAAACGAATTACCGTGAAAATCAAAACCTTATCTGTTTACACACTCATGCTCTACGGCATGCTGGTTGCCTATATGTTGGGGCCGGCGGTTTCCTACAAAACGGGGCTGCCGCGTATCGACAACCCGCTGGCTTTGCTGTTCATCATCATGAGCGTCGGCATTTTTTTCTTGGAAAACAAACGGTTTCCAAGAAAATTCGCCATGCCGTTTACCGCGCTGACGCTGATGGGCGGCTGGGCATCGCTGCATTTTGCGATTTCGAAGCTGACGGGCACGACGTTTATGGACTTGGTGTCGTTCGTCATCATTCCGTGTTTTTTCTACATTCTGTATCTGGCCGTTTCGCGGCATGAAGACAGCTTGGGCTTTATCCGCCGCCTGATCGCGCTGTTTGCCGCGTTTATCGTCTTTCCCGCGCTGGCCGAGCTGCTGACGGGAATTCAGTTTGTAACCGCCGATGAAGTGCTTTCGATTGAATCGGGCACGATCAAAGGCTTGTTTTTCAACCCGAACAATCTTGCCACCACCGCCGTCTGCCTCGCACCCGCGGTATTGTTTTTCTTCAATCAGGAATCGGAACGCCCCCGCGACACGCTGTTGGGCTGGCTGATTTATCTGGCGTTGGGCGTCGTCATCCTCATCAGCGTCTCGCGCACGGCCATCGGCTGCTATTTCCTGCTGACCGCACTTTACCTGATTTACCGCGGCAACAATCCGATTACGCTGGCACTGATGCTGGGCGCGTTTTTTGCCGTAACCGCCGTTCCCGAATACATGGTGCGCGACTTTCTGCTCTCGCTCAACAGCAACGAATTTTTGGAACGCTTCTCCTCGCGCGTTTACCTGTTTCTGTTTGATTTGGGCAGCGACAATTCCGTTTCGACCCGTCAGGAAATCTACAACTATTTCTGGCACAACCCGCCCCTGCTGCTCGAGGGTTTCGGCCCGAAAAATTTCCGCCAGTATTTCGGCGGCCATATCGGCAGCAGCTTGGGTTTTGAAAACCCGCACAGCTTCCCTATCGAACTTTATCTGGGCTTCGGCATCGTGTCGATGCTGGCTTTTGCGGCTTACGTTTTGTTTTACGGCACCATCGCACTGGGCAGCGGGCGCACCGTTTCCTCACGCGCGAAAATGGCGGCTTTGTGCGCCATGCTGGTGTTTTTAATCGGCGGGTTCATTCCGTCGTCCATCCTGCGGCTGCCGTTTGTGTGGCTGCCCTGTTTCCTTATCTGCCTCTATCTGATTAGCGGCGGCAACCGAAGAAAGGCAGTTTCCCTATGAAAATCATGTTGGCAACTTCCATGAGCGGCTTGGGCGGCACCGAAAACGCCTCCCTGCGCTTGGGCAAACTTTTGGCCGCGCACGGCCACGAAGTCCACCTCGCCTCTTCAGACGGCCCTTTGATTCCCGAAGCCGAAGCGGCGGGCATCAAATGGCACAACATCGATTTTTATCAGGGCGCGGCAGGCTATCTCAAAGGCACGGCGGCGTTTTTCAAACTGCTCAAAGCGGAGCGGCCCGACATCGTCCACTGCCAGATGGCGCGGATTGTGCCCGCCTGCGCGACAATGGCGAAAATCGCCTCGCCGAAAACCAAAGTGTTTTACCACGCCCGCGGCCTCGACCCCGAAACCTATCCGCGCATCGCTAAAATTTTCGACAAGCTCGGCGTCTATATCATCGCCAACTGCAAACACGAACGCGAAAAAATCATCCGCCACGGCTTTCCTGCCGCGCGCATCGCCTACACCTACAACGCCCTGCCCGACGCGCCCGAAACGGCTGAAAAACCCGCGCGCGACACCGTCATGCTCGGCACGCTCTCGCGCCTGAACGCCACCCGCAACGTCGCCGACAGCATCCGCGTGTGCAAACGCCTGCTGGATAAGGGTTTGGACGTCAAAATGCAGATCGGCGGCATCGGCGAAGAAACCGACGCACTCAAAGCATTGGTTTTGGATTCGGAGCTGGCGGGCAAAGTGAAATTCCTCGGCGCGGTGCGCGATTTGAACGCCTTTTTCGCCGACACCGACATTCTGCTCAACAACCTGAATCTGGTCGGCGACCACGGCGCAGGCGTAGGTAACAACATCCTCGAAGCCGGCCTCTACCGCACCGCCGTCGTCAGCTACGACGCCGCCGGCATTTCCGAAATGGTGGAACACGGCGAAACGGGGTTCTGCACGCCCGTCAACGATTTGGACACCTTTACCGGCGCGGTCGAAACGCTGGTACGAGACGCCGCTTTGCGCCGCCGTTTCGGCGATGCGCTGCACGGGCGCGTTACCCGCCTCTGTTCCGACGAAGAAATCTACCGCACCACGCTTGCCGCATACGAACTCTGAGGCCGTCTGAAAATGAAGATTACCATTGTCGCCCCCTATTGCTCGCTGCCCTCCGAGCCGCATTTCAACCGCTTTTGGCATCTGGCCGAGCTGTTGTCGCAATCGCACGACGTTCTGCTGATTACCAGCAATTTCAAACACTACGACAAATCTTTCAGACGGCCTGAAGACGCCGAAGCCGCCTCGCAAGGCCGTCTGAAAGTCATGCTGTTGAACGAAAGCGGTTATCGGAAAAACGTCTCGCTAGACCGCGTGAAAAGCCATCATGTTTTCGTGAAAGAGTTCGGGCAATGGCTGGAACGCCGGCAGCCGGGCAGCCAAGACGTGGTGTTTTCCGCCTACCCGCTGATTGCCACCAACATTCTTTTGGGCAAACACAAAGCCCGTTTGGGCTACAAACTGATTATCGACGTGCAGGACGTTTGGCCGGAATCGTTTTCGTCGGTCATGCCGTTTTTGAAAAAAATTCCGCACAATCTGCTGCCGTTTGCCTCAAGGGCCAACCAAGCCTACCGCTACGCCGACGGTTTGGTCGCCGTGTCGCAAACCTATCTTGACCGCGCCAAAGAAGCCAATCCCAACGTACCTAGCGAAGTCGTGTATATCGGCGCTGATTTCCCTAAACTCGACGCCGCGCCCGCCAAAGATTTCGGCAACGACAAAACCCGTTTCTTTTATCTGGGCACGCTCAGTTACAGCTACGACGTCGAAACCGTCTGCAAAGGCGTCCGGCAGCTTCTCGACGCCGGCGAAAACGTCGAGCTGCACATCATGGGCGGCGGCCCTGAGCTGGAAAAACTCAAACAATACGCCAATGACGCCATTAAGTTTTACGGCTATATCCCCTATTCGGAAATGATGTCGGTGGCCAAAGGCTGCGATATTGCCGTCAACCCGATTCATTCCTACGCCATGCAGTCAATTACCAACAAACTCTCCGACTACATGGCGCTGCAAAAACCGATACTCAACAGCCAGGTCAACGACGAAGTGGCCGAAGTGCTGACCCTGCTGCCGCACGCCGACTACACCTCCGGCAATGTCGGCAGCTTCCTGCGCGCCGCCAAAGAAATCCTGCGCCGCAAAGACGACCCCGTCCAATCGGAAGAGATTATCCGCCGCTTCAAGCGCGACGTGGCGTATCAGAAAATCGTTGCCTTAATTGAGAAACTGGGAGCAAAATAAGCGCCCTTTCAATCACATCAAAAATAATCACAAAAATGAAAATTGTTTTATCAACTTCGATGGCCGGCTTCGGCGGCACGGAAAACGCCTCTTTGCGGCTGGGAAACTTATTGAAAAGCAGAGGCCACGATGTCATTCTGGCTTCTTCAGACGGCCCGTTGATGGCCGAAGCCAAAGCAGCGGGCATCCGCTGGTATCCGATAGACTTTTACGGCGGCGGCAAGGCGGGTTATTTAAAAACCATTTTTGCCTGCGCAAAAATGCTGCGGCAGGAAAAGCCCGACCTGATTCACTGCCAGATGGCGCGGATTGTGCCGGGTTGCGTGGCGGCGGTCAGGCTCGCCTCACCGCAAACCAAAGTGTTTTACCACGCGCGCGGGCTGGAGGCGGAGACCTATCCGAAAATCGCCAAACTGTTCGGCCGGCTCGGCGTTTACACCATCGCCAACTGCAAACATGAGCGCGACAAGCTCATCCGCCACGGATTCCCTGCCGAGCGCATTACCTACACCTACAACGCCCTGCCCAAAGCGGATTTCGTGCCCGAAAAAACCGACAAAGATTATGTGATGCTGGGCACGCTCTCGCGCCTCGACCGCATCCGCGCGGTGCACATCATGCTGAATATTTTCCGCAACTTAATCGACCGCGGCTTAAACGTGCGCCTGACCGTCGCGGGCGACGGCGAAGAAATGGCCAACCTCAGGCAACAGGCGCAGGATTTGGGCATTGCCGACAAAGTGACCTTTCTCGGCGCCATCCGCGACTTGGCGGCATATTTCAAAGAAGTCGATATTTTGGTGAACACGCCCGACTGCATCGGCGACCGCTGCGCAGGCGTGGGCAACAATGTTTTGGAAGCCGGCCTCTACCACACCCCCGCCGTTTCCTACAACATGAGCGGCACGGACGAAATGGTCATCAGCGGCAAAACCGGCTACTGCATTAATATGCACGACAAAAAAGCCTTCATCGAAGCGGTGGAAATTTTGGTGGCCGACAAAGCATTGCGCCGCCAAATGGGCGACGCGCTCTACGAACACGTTACCATGCTGTGTTCCGACGACGAAATTT
Coding sequences within it:
- a CDS encoding glycosyltransferase, which gives rise to MKIMLATSMSGLGGTENASLRLGKLLAAHGHEVHLASSDGPLIPEAEAAGIKWHNIDFYQGAAGYLKGTAAFFKLLKAERPDIVHCQMARIVPACATMAKIASPKTKVFYHARGLDPETYPRIAKIFDKLGVYIIANCKHEREKIIRHGFPAARIAYTYNALPDAPETAEKPARDTVMLGTLSRLNATRNVADSIRVCKRLLDKGLDVKMQIGGIGEETDALKALVLDSELAGKVKFLGAVRDLNAFFADTDILLNNLNLVGDHGAGVGNNILEAGLYRTAVVSYDAAGISEMVEHGETGFCTPVNDLDTFTGAVETLVRDAALRRRFGDALHGRVTRLCSDEEIYRTTLAAYEL
- a CDS encoding lipopolysaccharide biosynthesis protein, with product MNTKKLLGYALGPLGSAAVSAVSLPLISWYFPADDIGRIVLLQTVAGLVLIFAGLGLDQAYIREYHGSADRAGLFKSIFAVPLVLVAGLCILLALNLSWPSEKLFELPDAGLGVLCLLFFASSLICRYLSVILRMEERPFAFSFSQFTPKVLILLVVAVYFLTGSPNDTFRLVLAYTAAQLVTLAVLAFQTKGALKEAAAARFSGRTLKTALDYGFPLALGGLAYWGFASIDRFVLKQQSSLGELGVYSMAVSFGAIALIFQSIFSTIWAPMVFKWIEDNTNLDKIGGIAAVMTDMVAAILCAAGIFSPLVPLLLPEKYDPVQFILLSSILFPLLYTLTEVSGIGINVRRKTWLITLISLAAFGCNWFLLNWLVPLFGARGAAMATAASFWIFFLLKTEVSIRIWQPLPRGKLYGATAACLAVSLAYTHWGSTQNHPLFCALWLAVLVWLFRQHRNSLQKAVAAVKGRLKK
- a CDS encoding glycosyltransferase yields the protein MKIVLSTSMAGFGGTENASLRLGNLLKSRGHDVILASSDGPLMAEAKAAGIRWYPIDFYGGGKAGYLKTIFACAKMLRQEKPDLIHCQMARIVPGCVAAVRLASPQTKVFYHARGLEAETYPKIAKLFGRLGVYTIANCKHERDKLIRHGFPAERITYTYNALPKADFVPEKTDKDYVMLGTLSRLDRIRAVHIMLNIFRNLIDRGLNVRLTVAGDGEEMANLRQQAQDLGIADKVTFLGAIRDLAAYFKEVDILVNTPDCIGDRCAGVGNNVLEAGLYHTPAVSYNMSGTDEMVISGKTGYCINMHDKKAFIEAVEILVADKALRRQMGDALYEHVTMLCSDDEIYRTTMEAYAMAVPSEKIKS
- a CDS encoding O-antigen ligase family protein; the encoded protein is MKIKTLSVYTLMLYGMLVAYMLGPAVSYKTGLPRIDNPLALLFIIMSVGIFFLENKRFPRKFAMPFTALTLMGGWASLHFAISKLTGTTFMDLVSFVIIPCFFYILYLAVSRHEDSLGFIRRLIALFAAFIVFPALAELLTGIQFVTADEVLSIESGTIKGLFFNPNNLATTAVCLAPAVLFFFNQESERPRDTLLGWLIYLALGVVILISVSRTAIGCYFLLTALYLIYRGNNPITLALMLGAFFAVTAVPEYMVRDFLLSLNSNEFLERFSSRVYLFLFDLGSDNSVSTRQEIYNYFWHNPPLLLEGFGPKNFRQYFGGHIGSSLGFENPHSFPIELYLGFGIVSMLAFAAYVLFYGTIALGSGRTVSSRAKMAALCAMLVFLIGGFIPSSILRLPFVWLPCFLICLYLISGGNRRKAVSL
- a CDS encoding acyltransferase codes for the protein MTDYTAHPSAIIDEGAKIGAGSRIWHFAHICGGAEIGQNCSFGQNVFVGNKVKIGDNCKIQNNVSVYDNVYLEEGVFCGPSMVFTNVYTPRSLIERKSEYRDTLVKKGATLGANCTIVCGTTIGRYAFIGAGAVVNKDVPDYALMVGVPARQIGWMSEYGEQLDLPVNGSGKAVCAHTGTVYTLSDGILDKEAV
- a CDS encoding glycosyltransferase; this encodes MKITIVAPYCSLPSEPHFNRFWHLAELLSQSHDVLLITSNFKHYDKSFRRPEDAEAASQGRLKVMLLNESGYRKNVSLDRVKSHHVFVKEFGQWLERRQPGSQDVVFSAYPLIATNILLGKHKARLGYKLIIDVQDVWPESFSSVMPFLKKIPHNLLPFASRANQAYRYADGLVAVSQTYLDRAKEANPNVPSEVVYIGADFPKLDAAPAKDFGNDKTRFFYLGTLSYSYDVETVCKGVRQLLDAGENVELHIMGGGPELEKLKQYANDAIKFYGYIPYSEMMSVAKGCDIAVNPIHSYAMQSITNKLSDYMALQKPILNSQVNDEVAEVLTLLPHADYTSGNVGSFLRAAKEILRRKDDPVQSEEIIRRFKRDVAYQKIVALIEKLGAK
- a CDS encoding DegT/DnrJ/EryC1/StrS family aminotransferase; protein product: MQFIDLAAQQARIKSEIDANIQKVLAHGQYILGPEVAELEGKLAEYCGAKYCISVANGTDALQIALMALGIGAGDEVIIPGFTYIATAETAALLGAKPVYIDVDEQTYNLDPAKLEAAITPNTKAIIPVSLYGQCADFDAINEISARHGLPVIEDAAQSFGATYKGRKSGNLSTISCTSFFPSKPLGCYGDGGAIFTNDETLATVIRQIARHGQDRRYHHIRVGVNSRLDTLQAAILLPKLAILEEEMQLRQQVAAWYAEALAAAGIAAPHIEAHNRSAFAQYTVRIKNRDAVQTALKAAGIPTAVHYPIPLNKQPAVASDAVLPVGDKVAEEVMSLPFFPYMTQEQVKQVVDALKAAV
- a CDS encoding glycosyltransferase, whose product is MHVLVIPSWYPATPDDVDGIFFRQQAQALQRSGLKVGVVAPIFRSMRGKPASILTGGYGVRSYVEADIPTYVYKSMYFFPRMPRDRGRWVKAGKKLFDRYVAEQGRPDVIHVHCVSHAGILAQQIFEETGIPYVITEHSSTYARKLVHDWQWGKMRTAVEKSGRRFAVSRTFCTLLEEIFAGSDWEYLPNILSAPFAAPVDLASFEKDEDFTFCSVAHLRRNKGYDILLPAFALALKKYPQLKLKIGGGGEADGELRKLAAELGLNASVTFLGALTNTEVLDLMRKSHAFVLASRYETFGVVYIEAVSQGLPVVATRCGGPETTVTPENGLLVPSENVEALADALIEIYENRSRYRAEDLRAGALAEYGESSVVARLTEAFESLVSQKQQNLIGNELP